One genomic segment of Streptomyces sp. TLI_146 includes these proteins:
- a CDS encoding amidase produces MSGVGALITALVAGSLLAAAPGSNAQGVGAADTPSPGASSLKGIDLDTVTIPELQAHRDKGSLTSSALTRAYLRRIETVDPKINAVLHTDPSALRQAAASDARHRGGRLRGPLDGIPVLLKDNVDTRDMPTTAGSLALAGEPPGADAVLVTRLRQAGAVILGKTNLSEWANFRAAKPTSGWSAVGGQTRNPYVLDRNPCGSSAGSAAALAASLAQVAIGTETDGSIVCPAGMNGVVGLKPSLGLVSQRGVVPISAEQDTAGPMARNVIDTALTLSVLTGDGSAGPTGRAAALAAPEERGSRQGGLRGKRIGLWRLPSLGPEVDALMTRTAAKLRGAGAEVVEVTPPYQARLAELEFPALLSEFHRDIDAYLGTRQGPRDLAELIAFNRTHPQEQACFAGQELFEQALAAPPTTDPKYRALRTELTDLARRSLDETLAAHDLDAIAAPTNPPAWTTDCARGDNDVIPSSTPAAVAGYPSLSVPAGSVGELPVGLLLMAGDREDAGLLSLGAAVEQRLRAWRAPRYLPSAGPAVH; encoded by the coding sequence ATGAGTGGAGTTGGTGCACTGATCACTGCCCTGGTCGCCGGGTCGCTGCTGGCGGCCGCGCCGGGGTCGAACGCGCAGGGCGTAGGCGCCGCGGACACGCCGTCGCCCGGAGCGTCGTCCCTCAAGGGGATCGACCTCGACACGGTGACGATCCCAGAACTACAGGCGCACAGGGACAAGGGATCCCTGACGTCGTCGGCGCTGACCCGGGCGTACCTGCGGCGGATCGAGACCGTCGACCCGAAGATCAACGCGGTGCTCCATACCGACCCGTCGGCTCTGCGGCAGGCCGCGGCCAGCGACGCCCGGCATCGCGGCGGCCGGCTGCGCGGACCGCTCGACGGCATCCCGGTGCTGCTCAAGGACAACGTCGACACCCGGGACATGCCGACCACGGCCGGGTCGCTCGCGCTGGCAGGCGAGCCGCCCGGCGCCGACGCCGTCCTGGTGACGCGGCTGCGGCAGGCGGGTGCGGTGATCCTGGGCAAGACCAATCTGTCGGAGTGGGCGAACTTCCGGGCGGCGAAGCCGACGTCGGGGTGGTCGGCCGTGGGCGGTCAGACCCGCAACCCGTACGTCCTCGACCGCAATCCGTGCGGATCCTCCGCCGGGTCGGCCGCCGCGCTCGCCGCGTCCCTGGCCCAGGTGGCGATCGGCACCGAGACCGACGGATCCATCGTCTGCCCGGCCGGGATGAACGGAGTGGTCGGCCTCAAGCCGAGCCTCGGCCTGGTGAGCCAGAGGGGAGTGGTGCCGATCTCCGCCGAGCAGGACACCGCCGGGCCCATGGCCCGTAACGTCATCGACACCGCGCTCACGCTGTCCGTGCTCACCGGCGATGGCTCCGCGGGACCCACCGGGCGGGCGGCGGCTCTCGCCGCGCCGGAGGAAAGGGGATCACGTCAGGGGGGATTGCGGGGCAAGCGCATCGGGCTGTGGCGACTGCCTTCGCTCGGCCCGGAGGTCGACGCCCTGATGACCCGTACGGCGGCGAAGCTGCGCGGCGCCGGGGCGGAGGTCGTCGAGGTGACGCCCCCGTACCAGGCCCGACTGGCCGAGCTCGAATTCCCCGCGCTGCTCAGCGAGTTCCACCGGGACATCGATGCCTATCTCGGTACGCGTCAAGGGCCCCGCGATCTGGCCGAGCTGATCGCGTTCAACCGCACCCACCCGCAGGAACAGGCCTGCTTCGCCGGGCAGGAACTGTTCGAGCAGGCCCTCGCCGCGCCACCCACCACCGATCCGAAGTACCGCGCCCTACGTACGGAGCTGACGGACCTGGCCCGGCGCTCGCTGGACGAGACGCTGGCCGCCCATGATCTGGACGCCATCGCCGCGCCGACGAACCCGCCGGCCTGGACGACCGACTGCGCCCGCGGTGACAACGACGTGATTCCGTCCTCCACTCCCGCAGCCGTCGCCGGCTACCCGTCGCTGTCGGTGCCCGCCGGATCCGTGGGTGAACTCCCGGTCGGTCTGCTGCTGATGGCGGGCGATCGTGAGGACGCCGGTCTGCTGTCGTTGGGTGCGGCCGTGGAGCAGAGGCTGCGGGCCTGGCGCGCACCGCGCTATCTGCCGTCGGCGGGCCCGGCCGTCCATTGA
- a CDS encoding glycosyltransferase, whose translation MNGGEAGRRSTGAGRRFLVSVGVSRYDSPHLPDLPGAGSDAERMAGLLAGFGYERVLSELGTSPTVEQLTSGVVRWTKEARLGPDDVLVVYYAGHGFADESRLYLFASDSEPGRARTSLTADDLAATIAVSGVGSTLTVLDVCTAEAGHSAAAGWAAPHIHPRPQVSEYHLVTFNRDSADDAASLVDAWTYALTHSYAGPRQRHLPIADVLQGIHRHLGERATRAFYIGHRTEETEVFFPNPRYAPDLPPDTLDPVGVARLRHEHRDHFEPRSRGVAHAAEQGDFFVGRTNALARIASWVRAEPGVAVPPLAVTGAPGSGKSALLGRFLALTDPDNPARMNTEPQTLPPPGLAVVPLSGRGINGPRSLIADLASALGLPPGSGPGAVLAALSGRTDPVVIVLDGLDEITPFAYDEGLAHFVRSLGGIPAVRLLVATRASQLGSLGPDVEVLDLDSPEYRDEDALRQVAQRLARDPGQASAILGDLERDITRRVDRSFLMVHLLAAGALTADELVANGDNLTSLFRDLIQPLGPDEARSERLLSPLAYAQGAGLPIGLWAPLVEALTGEVCTPEELRRFHDRAGSLVVDSTRPDGTTVHRLFHVTLAEFLRASADEREQQRRMARGLARLAPRTTDGRSDWAAADPYILEHLATHAAAGRILGEVVRDSAYLSHAAPEPLLRALADSGAIDAGLAAPEAEESRVPAEEDVGADVDAIMTTDEDLAADVDAAEETGLDDFDRATAAERAILQVLSERTCVLVVATEWSSGRGGLSTFNRHLCVAMAAAGAQVFCVVLDADASEVTDAKDKGVTLLTHPGAPGAPDYGRLTRRPALPYGTQPDLVIGHARVTGPAAAHLKEDFFPHARRLHFVHMAPDEIEWHKLGDGVDRSRLAEERTEIERELGLTAHRVVAVGPALKRRFTNELWDAGVPEPLRLDPGFDAPASTGPAARGVPNVFARRRPPPDGLHKVLFVGRTEDVRLKGVDLAARACGIVHELRSRTAGEPIELFARGAPPEKADEQQQLIRDWSGCPGLRVVVRPYSADPRKLESDMLRAGLVVMPSRSEAFGLVGQEAILRGVPVLVSDQSGLAQLLREELRSEADHLIVPVTGDFAEDTRVWAARIEKCLSARDEEFERMHSVRDRLAASVTWAAAARLVLAEAPSRQR comes from the coding sequence GTGAACGGAGGCGAAGCGGGGCGTCGTAGTACGGGCGCGGGGCGGCGATTCCTGGTGTCCGTCGGTGTCTCCCGGTACGACTCACCGCACCTGCCGGACCTTCCCGGCGCCGGGTCGGACGCGGAACGGATGGCCGGTCTGCTCGCGGGCTTCGGATACGAACGTGTCCTCTCCGAACTCGGCACCTCTCCCACCGTCGAGCAGCTGACGTCCGGTGTGGTGCGCTGGACCAAGGAAGCCAGGCTCGGGCCGGACGACGTGCTGGTCGTGTACTACGCCGGCCACGGGTTCGCCGACGAGTCGCGGCTGTATCTGTTCGCTTCGGACAGCGAACCGGGCCGCGCGCGCACGTCACTGACCGCCGACGACCTCGCTGCCACGATCGCGGTCAGCGGTGTGGGAAGCACCCTGACAGTTCTCGACGTGTGCACGGCCGAAGCCGGTCACAGCGCGGCAGCCGGATGGGCCGCGCCCCACATTCACCCGCGGCCCCAGGTCAGCGAGTACCACCTGGTCACGTTCAACAGGGACTCCGCCGACGACGCCGCGTCCCTGGTGGACGCCTGGACGTACGCGCTCACTCATTCGTACGCCGGGCCGCGGCAACGCCACCTCCCCATCGCCGACGTGCTCCAGGGCATACACCGCCACCTCGGGGAGCGGGCGACTCGCGCCTTCTACATCGGACACCGTACGGAGGAGACGGAGGTCTTCTTCCCGAACCCCCGATACGCGCCGGACCTGCCGCCCGACACCCTCGACCCCGTGGGCGTGGCCCGGCTGCGGCACGAGCACCGCGACCACTTCGAGCCGCGCAGCCGGGGCGTCGCGCACGCCGCCGAGCAGGGTGACTTCTTCGTGGGCCGGACGAATGCCCTGGCCCGGATCGCCTCCTGGGTGCGGGCGGAGCCCGGCGTCGCGGTGCCACCGCTGGCGGTCACCGGCGCGCCGGGCTCCGGCAAGTCCGCCCTCCTCGGCCGCTTCCTGGCACTGACCGACCCCGACAACCCGGCCAGGATGAACACCGAGCCCCAGACGCTGCCGCCGCCGGGGCTGGCCGTCGTTCCGCTCAGTGGCCGAGGCATCAACGGGCCGCGGTCCCTGATCGCCGACCTAGCCTCTGCGCTCGGCCTGCCCCCGGGCTCGGGCCCGGGAGCCGTGCTCGCCGCGCTGAGCGGACGGACCGACCCTGTCGTCATCGTCCTCGACGGCCTCGACGAGATCACCCCGTTCGCGTACGACGAAGGGCTCGCCCACTTCGTCCGCTCGCTCGGCGGCATTCCCGCGGTGCGGCTCCTCGTCGCGACCCGTGCGAGCCAACTGGGGTCACTGGGACCGGACGTCGAGGTTCTCGACCTCGACTCGCCCGAGTACCGGGACGAGGACGCCCTGCGTCAGGTCGCCCAGCGGCTGGCCCGGGATCCCGGCCAGGCCTCCGCGATATTGGGGGACCTTGAGCGTGACATCACCCGCCGGGTGGACCGCTCCTTCCTGATGGTGCACCTGCTGGCGGCGGGTGCGCTGACGGCTGACGAGCTAGTGGCGAACGGGGACAACCTCACCTCGCTGTTCCGGGACCTGATCCAACCCCTCGGTCCCGACGAGGCGCGCTCGGAGCGCCTGCTGTCGCCACTCGCGTACGCGCAGGGAGCGGGCCTGCCCATCGGACTGTGGGCGCCACTGGTCGAGGCCCTCACCGGCGAGGTGTGTACGCCCGAGGAGCTTCGGCGGTTCCACGACCGGGCGGGCTCGCTCGTGGTCGACAGCACCAGGCCCGACGGCACCACGGTCCACCGGCTCTTCCACGTCACCCTCGCCGAGTTCCTGCGGGCGTCCGCCGACGAGCGCGAGCAGCAGCGGCGCATGGCCCGGGGACTGGCCCGCCTGGCCCCGCGCACGACCGACGGACGAAGCGACTGGGCCGCGGCGGACCCGTACATCCTCGAACACCTCGCCACCCACGCCGCGGCCGGCCGGATCCTCGGCGAAGTCGTGCGGGACAGCGCCTATCTGAGCCATGCGGCGCCGGAGCCACTGCTGCGGGCGCTGGCCGACAGCGGCGCCATCGACGCAGGGCTCGCGGCTCCCGAGGCCGAGGAGTCCCGTGTTCCCGCCGAAGAGGACGTGGGCGCTGACGTCGACGCGATCATGACCACGGACGAGGACCTGGCCGCGGACGTCGACGCGGCCGAGGAGACCGGCCTCGACGACTTCGATCGGGCGACCGCCGCCGAACGGGCCATCCTCCAGGTCCTGTCGGAGCGGACCTGCGTCCTGGTCGTCGCCACCGAGTGGTCCTCGGGCCGCGGCGGGTTGAGCACCTTCAACCGGCACCTGTGTGTGGCGATGGCGGCCGCGGGCGCCCAGGTCTTCTGCGTCGTGCTGGACGCCGACGCCTCCGAGGTGACCGACGCCAAGGACAAGGGCGTCACCCTGCTCACCCACCCCGGCGCGCCGGGAGCCCCGGACTACGGTCGGCTCACCCGCCGCCCCGCCCTTCCGTACGGTACGCAGCCGGACCTGGTCATCGGACACGCCCGCGTCACCGGACCGGCCGCCGCCCACCTCAAGGAGGACTTCTTCCCGCACGCCCGCCGGCTGCACTTCGTCCACATGGCGCCGGACGAGATCGAATGGCACAAGCTGGGTGACGGTGTCGACCGCTCCCGGCTGGCGGAGGAACGTACCGAGATCGAGCGCGAGCTGGGGCTGACGGCGCACCGGGTGGTCGCGGTCGGCCCGGCGCTGAAACGCCGTTTCACCAACGAGCTCTGGGACGCCGGAGTTCCCGAACCGCTGCGTCTGGATCCGGGCTTCGATGCGCCCGCGTCCACCGGACCGGCTGCGAGGGGTGTGCCGAACGTGTTCGCGCGCCGCAGGCCTCCACCGGACGGGCTGCACAAGGTGCTGTTCGTCGGCCGCACCGAGGACGTCCGGCTCAAGGGAGTCGACCTTGCCGCGCGGGCCTGTGGAATCGTGCACGAACTGCGGAGCAGAACGGCGGGAGAGCCGATCGAGCTGTTCGCCCGAGGCGCACCGCCGGAGAAGGCCGACGAGCAGCAGCAGCTCATTCGGGACTGGTCGGGCTGTCCCGGGCTGCGTGTGGTGGTACGCCCCTACTCCGCCGACCCGCGCAAACTGGAGTCCGACATGCTGCGCGCCGGGCTGGTGGTGATGCCGTCCCGCTCGGAGGCGTTCGGCCTGGTCGGCCAGGAAGCCATCCTGCGCGGTGTGCCCGTGCTCGTCAGCGACCAGAGCGGGCTGGCGCAGCTGCTGCGCGAGGAACTCCGCTCCGAGGCCGACCACTTGATCGTTCCGGTCACGGGCGACTTCGCGGAGGACACCAGGGTATGGGCCGCGCGGATCGAGAAGTGCCTGAGCGCCCGCGACGAGGAGTTCGAACGGATGCACAGCGTGCGCGACCGCCTCGCCGCCTCCGTCACCTGGGCGGCCGCCGCCCGTCTGGTTCTGGCCGAGGCCCCGTCCCGGCAGCGATGA
- a CDS encoding helix-turn-helix transcriptional regulator — MGTGRRGRPERPLDTTVPALAELAHHLRGLRRTAGLTLDEMSRATNWSKGALSAATTGRDLPRPELVEAWVRTCAPGANRDLWHARYVRAAEAYHQARPGQPGTAVPSPATASPAPGAPSARPPSPRPTASMAPPPRDEQTWQREAQRTLVGDERPWGPRAHPAPIPLRYTTVGGDLTDPGPADPDLSGTYEDIGEVFALVGSGRLVILGDKGSGKTELARHLGARLLADAESVPDADPATDGFGPDVTDTGAALPVMVSLSDWTAEDEPYGIAGWLARRLTGTSPDDVRELLEQRRLLPVLDDFDKLSPQGRGHLLHALNQLPERASFVLVSGWAEFTETVERTDTVIARSSGILIRRLNVADLDGWIQRTSRAVPKAAAWSQVLEALRTDADAPARELLSDPFFAAAARLLYSEGRADPGELVRDGVSAVALEARLVDRLLGAAAPPPRRTGDERIKDAQVDKALRLAARATARSGDPVRDLRTLYVGPRQGRLSAAAYSAALFIVCFTFGQAFYGMTAAAGGYLYLRHDLERHRPGRRRLRIPPYMKLSALAGSLLAVLFSALLRMPGADATQWAGVAAVVVALGGCCLLLGTLEGAYTRACVGSLLRLRDLDPPCLKEALAVAQRRGLLQRTSQGIGFTHPAVARWYNGQSLRGTGPTLPRAATRKGGAATATDHSASDAKSSTK, encoded by the coding sequence GTGGGCACGGGGCGGCGCGGGCGCCCGGAGCGCCCGCTCGACACCACCGTCCCGGCCCTGGCGGAGCTCGCGCACCACCTGCGCGGGCTCCGCCGCACGGCCGGGCTGACCCTCGACGAGATGTCCCGCGCGACGAACTGGAGCAAGGGCGCACTCAGCGCGGCGACCACCGGCCGCGACCTGCCACGTCCGGAACTCGTCGAGGCGTGGGTGCGTACGTGTGCACCCGGAGCCAACCGGGACCTGTGGCACGCCCGTTACGTCCGGGCCGCCGAGGCCTACCACCAGGCCCGCCCCGGGCAGCCCGGTACTGCCGTCCCGTCGCCCGCGACCGCGTCCCCGGCACCCGGCGCGCCCTCGGCCCGGCCCCCGAGTCCCCGCCCGACCGCGTCCATGGCGCCACCGCCCAGGGACGAGCAGACATGGCAACGGGAAGCCCAGCGCACCCTCGTCGGCGACGAGCGGCCCTGGGGGCCGAGGGCCCATCCGGCGCCGATCCCGCTGCGCTACACCACCGTCGGCGGGGACCTCACCGACCCCGGTCCGGCCGATCCCGATCTGAGCGGCACGTACGAAGACATCGGCGAGGTCTTCGCCCTGGTCGGCTCAGGCCGTCTGGTCATCCTGGGCGACAAGGGCAGCGGAAAGACCGAACTGGCCCGCCACTTGGGCGCCCGGCTCCTCGCCGACGCGGAGAGCGTTCCGGATGCCGACCCCGCCACTGACGGCTTCGGCCCAGACGTCACCGACACGGGCGCCGCCTTGCCGGTGATGGTCTCGCTCAGCGACTGGACGGCCGAGGACGAGCCGTACGGCATCGCGGGCTGGCTGGCCCGTCGGCTGACCGGCACCTCCCCCGACGACGTACGCGAACTCCTGGAGCAGCGCCGACTGCTGCCCGTGCTGGACGACTTCGACAAACTCTCCCCGCAGGGGCGCGGCCACCTCCTGCATGCGCTCAACCAACTGCCGGAGCGAGCCTCGTTCGTGCTGGTGAGCGGCTGGGCGGAGTTCACCGAGACCGTGGAGCGGACCGACACCGTGATCGCCCGAAGCTCCGGGATCCTGATCCGCCGCCTGAACGTCGCCGACCTGGACGGCTGGATACAGCGGACCTCCCGTGCCGTACCCAAGGCCGCCGCCTGGTCCCAGGTGCTGGAGGCGCTCCGCACCGACGCGGACGCTCCGGCCCGGGAGCTGCTGAGCGACCCCTTCTTCGCGGCGGCTGCCCGGCTGTTGTACAGCGAAGGCCGCGCCGACCCGGGCGAGCTGGTCCGGGACGGCGTGAGCGCGGTCGCCCTGGAGGCCCGTCTCGTCGACCGGCTGCTGGGCGCGGCCGCGCCGCCGCCGCGCCGCACGGGCGATGAACGGATCAAGGACGCCCAGGTCGACAAGGCACTACGGCTGGCGGCACGCGCCACGGCCCGCTCGGGCGACCCCGTCCGCGATCTGCGCACCTTGTACGTGGGGCCGAGGCAGGGCCGCCTGTCCGCCGCCGCGTACAGCGCGGCCCTGTTCATCGTGTGCTTCACCTTCGGCCAGGCGTTCTACGGGATGACGGCGGCGGCGGGCGGCTACCTGTATCTGCGTCACGACCTGGAGCGGCACCGTCCCGGCCGTCGGCGGCTCCGCATTCCCCCTTACATGAAGCTCAGCGCACTCGCTGGATCTCTCCTCGCTGTCCTCTTCTCCGCATTGCTGAGAATGCCCGGCGCGGATGCGACGCAATGGGCGGGGGTCGCGGCGGTCGTCGTGGCGCTCGGGGGCTGCTGTCTGCTGCTGGGCACTCTGGAAGGGGCGTACACACGGGCGTGCGTCGGCTCGCTCCTGCGGCTGCGCGACCTCGACCCGCCATGCCTCAAGGAGGCTCTGGCCGTCGCACAGCGCCGCGGCCTCTTGCAGCGGACCTCTCAGGGCATCGGCTTCACGCATCCGGCGGTGGCCCGGTGGTACAACGGGCAGTCCCTCCGCGGCACCGGCCCCACCCTGCCCAGGGCCGCGACGCGGAAGGGTGGGGCTGCGACGGCCACGGACCACTCCGCCTCGGACGCGAAATCCTCCACGAAGTAG
- a CDS encoding alpha/beta fold hydrolase, producing MTADALPQPRGFVGRGGIRIAADVWGAASSPPLVLLHGGGQTRHTWDRTGPRLAASGWRVTAPDLRGHGASGWSADGDYNLDLFADDVRALVAELGERPVLVGASLGGLSSLLAAGEVPRAAIRALVLVDVAHRPDPRGVRRIVEFMRRWPDGFAGVEEAAAAVSASLPHRPSPDDPESIRKNLRRQGDRWVWHWDPRMLDSFEGRTDPPGMAERLLDAARRADVPILLVRGGISDVVREDIAEEFCDAVPHARRIDVADAGHMVAGDRNEHFIDAIVPFLEGIERTAR from the coding sequence ATGACGGCCGACGCACTGCCACAGCCGCGCGGCTTCGTGGGCCGTGGAGGGATCCGGATCGCGGCCGACGTGTGGGGCGCGGCGTCCTCGCCGCCACTCGTCCTGCTGCACGGCGGCGGCCAGACGCGACACACCTGGGATCGGACCGGCCCTCGACTGGCCGCGTCGGGGTGGCGGGTCACCGCCCCGGACCTGCGGGGGCACGGCGCCAGCGGATGGTCGGCCGATGGTGACTACAACCTCGACCTGTTCGCCGACGACGTCCGGGCGCTCGTCGCCGAACTCGGCGAGCGGCCGGTACTCGTCGGCGCCTCGCTCGGCGGCCTGAGTTCGCTGCTCGCTGCCGGAGAGGTACCCAGGGCGGCGATTCGCGCCCTGGTGCTCGTCGACGTCGCCCACCGCCCCGATCCCCGCGGGGTGCGTCGGATCGTCGAGTTCATGCGCCGCTGGCCGGACGGATTCGCGGGCGTGGAGGAAGCCGCCGCGGCGGTGTCCGCCTCCCTTCCGCATCGCCCGTCTCCGGACGACCCCGAGAGCATACGGAAGAACCTGCGACGCCAGGGCGATCGCTGGGTCTGGCACTGGGACCCCCGGATGCTGGACAGCTTCGAGGGCCGGACGGACCCGCCCGGCATGGCGGAGCGCCTCCTCGACGCCGCCCGCCGCGCCGACGTGCCGATCCTGCTCGTCCGCGGCGGCATCAGCGACGTCGTGCGCGAAGACATCGCCGAGGAGTTCTGTGACGCGGTCCCCCACGCGCGGCGCATCGATGTGGCCGACGCGGGGCACATGGTGGCAGGCGACCGGAACGAGCACTTCATCGACGCGATCGTCCCGTTCCTGGAAGGGATCGAGCGGACGGCACGGTGA
- a CDS encoding TetR/AcrR family transcriptional regulator has protein sequence MQPVEGGLREQHKARRRNRILDATRELLRESPESVISTERIAERAEVSPATVYNLIGPRDKIWEALAAGFMDELERRLAARGAGDPREVVRATVLLFVDDPVVSRRMVREWEASGLVLDRSPLGQLRRAMADARTRGLLRADIDTDALAAVVATSCVGALHQWVAALIDDDRFLARALFALDVVLAAAAADPHRDHLLAPLRKRGTV, from the coding sequence ATGCAGCCGGTAGAAGGGGGCCTGCGTGAGCAGCACAAGGCCCGGCGGCGGAACCGGATTCTCGACGCGACGCGTGAACTCCTGCGGGAGAGCCCGGAGTCGGTGATCAGTACCGAGCGGATCGCCGAGCGGGCGGAGGTCTCCCCGGCCACCGTGTACAACCTGATCGGACCGCGCGACAAGATCTGGGAGGCGCTCGCCGCCGGGTTCATGGACGAACTCGAGCGCCGCCTGGCGGCGCGGGGAGCCGGTGACCCGAGGGAGGTCGTCAGGGCGACCGTCCTGCTGTTCGTGGACGACCCGGTCGTCTCGCGCCGTATGGTCCGTGAGTGGGAGGCGAGCGGCCTCGTACTCGACCGCAGTCCGCTCGGCCAACTCCGCCGGGCGATGGCGGATGCACGGACCCGGGGCCTCCTGCGCGCCGACATCGACACCGACGCCTTGGCCGCCGTGGTCGCCACGTCCTGCGTGGGCGCGCTGCACCAGTGGGTCGCCGCCCTGATCGACGACGACCGGTTCCTCGCGCGCGCCCTGTTCGCGCTCGACGTCGTACTCGCCGCGGCGGCCGCGGATCCCCACCGCGACCACCTGCTGGCGCCGCTACGGAAGAGAGGCACGGTATGA
- a CDS encoding TetR/AcrR family transcriptional regulator has protein sequence MTISAKPGPRERLLRAAQELTYTQGVGVGVDALLKAAGVARRSLYEHFGGKDGLIAEMLRRSTAEDEERYRATMAAAGDDPRVRLLAVVDRLGRIVSDPDFPGCRYLAADLALSDPDHPAHEVTRAYRRTLHGLFADEFVALGHARPEFAADQLLILVDGLLAAGATRPGSRSVAASRELAEHIVDSGLGA, from the coding sequence ATGACCATCTCCGCCAAGCCGGGCCCCCGCGAACGACTGTTGCGTGCTGCCCAGGAGTTGACGTACACCCAGGGCGTCGGTGTCGGCGTGGACGCCCTGCTCAAGGCGGCCGGCGTCGCCCGGCGTTCGCTGTACGAGCACTTCGGCGGCAAGGACGGACTGATCGCCGAGATGCTGCGCCGCAGCACCGCGGAGGACGAGGAGCGGTACCGTGCGACGATGGCGGCAGCGGGCGACGACCCCCGCGTCCGGCTCCTCGCGGTGGTCGACCGGCTCGGCCGAATCGTGTCCGACCCGGACTTCCCCGGCTGCCGATACCTCGCCGCCGATCTAGCCCTCTCCGACCCGGACCACCCCGCACACGAGGTCACCCGGGCCTACCGACGCACCTTGCACGGCCTGTTCGCCGACGAGTTCGTCGCCCTCGGGCACGCGCGACCGGAGTTCGCCGCCGATCAGTTGCTCATCCTCGTCGACGGACTCCTCGCCGCCGGTGCGACCCGCCCCGGCAGTCGGTCTGTGGCTGCGTCGCGTGAACTCGCCGAGCACATCGTCGACTCCGGGCTCGGCGCCTGA
- a CDS encoding nuclear transport factor 2 family protein yields MSVRSTARVIELFNRAFTDHEAGLLADLVAEECVMESVQPAPTGERVVGREACTSWWAALADDRTSQFMPQEVIVAGDRATILWNYRFGDGPHDWVSGVNVMRVVDGRIVEALGFSKTVGEVPLASESDAA; encoded by the coding sequence GTGTCCGTACGCAGCACCGCCCGCGTCATCGAGCTCTTCAACCGCGCGTTCACCGACCACGAGGCCGGCCTCCTGGCCGACTTGGTCGCCGAGGAATGCGTCATGGAGAGCGTCCAGCCCGCGCCGACCGGCGAGCGAGTCGTCGGTCGCGAGGCGTGTACGTCATGGTGGGCCGCGCTCGCAGACGACCGCACCTCGCAGTTCATGCCGCAGGAGGTGATCGTGGCGGGCGATCGCGCCACGATCTTGTGGAACTACCGGTTCGGGGACGGCCCCCACGACTGGGTGAGCGGCGTCAACGTCATGCGCGTCGTGGACGGCCGCATCGTCGAGGCCCTCGGCTTCAGCAAGACCGTGGGAGAGGTCCCGCTGGCTTCGGAGTCCGACGCCGCATGA
- a CDS encoding NAD(P)-dependent alcohol dehydrogenase, giving the protein MTPMRSYHLSHSGAGLSGLAVREHDTPVPGPGQALVAVRATSLSFRELMVLDGTYVLPVKPDVVPVSDGAGEVVAVGAGVDAVRVGDRVAATLFPSWQDGPFGAEHLAQRGGSLDGMLTEFALVDADSLVAVPAHLTYEEAATLPCVAVTAWNALTGDGAGVRPGSTVVVQGSGGVSLFALQFAKVLGARVIATTSGPAKAARLRALGADAVIDYSATPDWPGGVRALTDGRGADRIVDVAGLLDDSVRAIALSGTIACVGFIGNAAPPLDSRAVFASGATIRSVAVGSRAQFVAMNAVIEAHGLRPVIDSVIPFDQAADAYLRYAGGDAFGKVVISHS; this is encoded by the coding sequence ATGACCCCGATGCGGAGCTACCACCTGTCCCACAGCGGGGCCGGGCTGTCCGGCCTGGCCGTCCGCGAGCACGACACCCCCGTACCCGGCCCCGGCCAGGCGCTGGTGGCGGTGCGCGCGACATCCCTGAGTTTCCGTGAACTCATGGTGCTCGACGGGACGTACGTCCTGCCGGTCAAACCCGATGTCGTCCCCGTCTCGGACGGCGCGGGCGAGGTGGTCGCGGTCGGCGCGGGCGTCGACGCCGTGCGCGTCGGCGACCGCGTCGCGGCAACCCTCTTCCCCTCGTGGCAGGACGGACCGTTCGGCGCCGAGCACCTCGCGCAGCGCGGTGGCTCGCTGGACGGCATGCTCACCGAGTTCGCTCTGGTCGACGCGGATTCCCTCGTGGCCGTTCCCGCACACCTGACGTACGAGGAAGCCGCGACACTGCCCTGTGTGGCGGTCACCGCCTGGAACGCGCTCACCGGTGACGGAGCCGGCGTCCGACCCGGCAGCACCGTCGTGGTGCAGGGCTCCGGCGGTGTCTCCCTCTTCGCGCTGCAATTCGCCAAGGTGCTGGGAGCGCGCGTGATCGCCACGACCAGCGGCCCCGCCAAGGCCGCACGTCTGCGCGCACTCGGCGCCGACGCGGTCATCGACTACTCAGCCACACCCGACTGGCCGGGCGGGGTCCGCGCCCTCACCGACGGCCGGGGCGCCGACCGCATCGTCGACGTCGCCGGGCTGCTCGACGACTCCGTCCGCGCCATCGCGCTGTCCGGCACCATCGCGTGCGTCGGTTTCATCGGCAATGCCGCCCCACCGCTCGACTCCCGTGCCGTCTTCGCCTCCGGCGCGACCATCCGCAGCGTGGCGGTCGGCAGCCGCGCCCAGTTCGTCGCGATGAACGCGGTCATCGAGGCGCACGGGCTCCGGCCTGTCATCGACAGCGTGATCCCCTTCGACCAGGCCGCGGACGCCTACCTTCGTTACGCCGGCGGCGATGCGTTCGGCAAGGTGGTCATCAGTCACTCCTGA